A single region of the Planctomycetota bacterium genome encodes:
- a CDS encoding crossover junction endodeoxyribonuclease RuvC has product GAMRLLEAGVVRTSPKDALAARLAEIRTGLAAVVAEFRPDAVAVEELYSHYKHPRTAILMGHARGIVFLAAAEAGVPVTSYGATHIKKALVGSGHASKHQVQRAIQSHFGLKKAPEPADVADALAVALCHAHRAARSAIKR; this is encoded by the coding sequence GGCGCGATGCGCCTCCTGGAGGCCGGCGTCGTCCGCACGAGCCCCAAGGACGCCCTCGCGGCCCGCCTCGCGGAAATCCGCACGGGCCTCGCGGCCGTGGTGGCCGAGTTTCGCCCCGATGCCGTCGCCGTCGAAGAACTCTACTCGCACTATAAGCACCCGCGGACGGCCATCCTGATGGGCCACGCGCGCGGCATTGTCTTTCTGGCGGCGGCGGAGGCGGGCGTCCCGGTCACCAGTTACGGCGCGACGCACATCAAGAAGGCCCTCGTGGGGAGCGGCCACGCCTCGAAGCACCAGGTCCAGCGGGCGATCCAGAGCCATTTCGGCCTCAAGAAGGCGCCGGAACCGGCGGACGTGGCCGACGCCCTGGCCGTCGCCCTTTGCCACGCCCACCGCG